The Plasmodium chabaudi chabaudi strain AS genome assembly, chromosome: 14 genome contains the following window.
ACCCAACCTAGTTTTCTacataattcaaataatgtTTCAAAATGGGATAATTGCCCATTATCagtaacataaataatagagTCTACATTTAATACTTTTAACCTATAATATAAGGATGCTATATCAGTTGAATCATAACCATATCCACCATTtgatttttgtaaaaataatggaacAGGATATTTTTCAGATTGATAACATAAAGCATCGCCaatatttgttaatatattcttatcttttaaaatttgtaatGTACTTGGTATTTTTGGAACATAAAAAGATTCACCAAAGTAATCTAATTTAATatctaaaattttatatattttgttaaattcCTTTTTACTAGCTTCACATATTTTAGTCCAAATATATCTGCAATCTTCATCGTGTTCTTGTAATTTTATTGCATATTcttttgattttatttcaaaattcTTATCATTGtcataacatttttttgcttCTTGATATAAAAGGGTTAAGTTTGTTAATTCTGGCATTTCCTCTTTATAATTTGGATAATTTGTAActacataatttataatcatACCAAATTGTGTTCCCCAATCACCAACATGATTGACTCTATGtgtttttacttttaaaaattcaaatactTTGGAAATAGTATCTCCTAATATGGTTGATCTTAAATGACCAACATGCATTTCTTTTGCAATATTTGGTGAAGAAAAATCAATCAAtacattttcaaatttcGCATCATTTCCATCATTAATTTCATTCATATCTAcacttatatttattttgttattttcatataattttaataatgatttttcaatataacTTCTTGATATCTTTACTGTTATAAAACCTTGGGGTGACGCATTTATATCTTCGAACAGagtttcatttatattctcTATTATTGataatgatattttatgagcgttttcaaaatttagttcctttccatattttttgaaaatgtttATGGCATTGTTACCTAAtcaataaaacaaaaacataTAGTATTTATGTGTTTATGATGTTGTATTATACCCACTAACGCAGTGTGTATAACTAGCTATTTAAGGTGCAAAAGTTTTAATGattcttaaaaaatatatattaacaaatcAGGTATGCAGCTATTTATGCAATGAACACGtgaacaaataataagagcatcaatataaataagcgttaataataacataaatatattatatatgtgtaatataattacattGGAAATGCCCAAATTTCATGTTAGCATATGTAACAACGGCTTCTTCACTTATTGATGGAAAACATTTTTGAATTGAGGTTTGGAAAATC
Protein-coding sequences here:
- a CDS encoding arginine--tRNA ligase, putative — encoded protein: MECLIKRVKQIFQTSIQKCFPSISEEAVVTYANMKFGHFQCNNAINIFKKYGKELNFENAHKISLSIIENINETLFEDINASPQGFITVKISRSYIEKSLLKLYENNKINISVDMNEINDGNDAKFENVLIDFSSPNIAKEMHVGHLRSTILGDTISKVFEFLKVKTHRVNHVGDWGTQFGMIINYVVTNYPNYKEEMPELTNLTLLYQEAKKCYDNDKNFEIKSKEYAIKLQEHDEDCRYIWTKICEASKKEFNKIYKILDIKLDYFGESFYVPKIPSTLQILKDKNILTNIGDALCYQSEKYPVPLFLQKSNGGYGYDSTDIASLYYRLKVLNVDSIIYVTDNGQLSHFETLFELCRKLGWVNDDVKLIHVGFGLVLNADNKKFKTRSGTNIKLINLINEGTERAKNDLMERIKLKSDAEKSYFEGIDLDQLSQDICVSAIKYFDIKQHRNTDYKFSYENMLSIKGNTGLYIIYGYSRICSIFRKSEINIEELVPDELKLTNQYEINLGLHILKFPDVFYFILKNMLTHKLAEYTYDLTATFTLFYENCKVLNNENTKSRLILCAITKSLLHICLQLLGMKPIEKL